The Bacteroidia bacterium DNA segment CTCCCCCATACTATAATGCCCGAGATTATTCTATTTATCCAAGTTATCAAGCTTACTTGGAGTTTTTAGAACAGGTTTTTAAGGAAATTCACCGTATTACCAAAGAAGGTAGGTTTTTAGTAGTCAATACTTCGCCGATTATCATTCCTCGCGTTAGCCGTTCTCATTCTAGTAAGCGATACCCAATCCCTTTTGATTTACATTATTACCTAGTAAAGAATGGATGGGAATTTATTGATGATATTATTTGGCAAAAGCCTGAATATGCCGTCAAAAATAGAATCGGGGGCTTTATGCAGCATAGAAAACCATTAGCTTACAAACCAAACACTGTAACTGAATATATAATGGTCTACAGAAAAGAAACAAACAAGCTAATTGATTGGAATATAAAATCCTACGATAAAAAAGTTATAGAGGATAGCCGAGTTCCTGATGGATACGAAACCACTAATGTTTGGAAAATTGAGCCTTGTTCTGATAAAATACATTCTGCTGTGTTCCCTGTAGAATTGTGCAAACGAGTAATTCAATACTATTCATTTAAAGGGGATTTGATTTTTGATCCTTTTGCAGGAAGTGGAACTGTCGGAAAAACGGCTAAGCTCATGGACAGAAACTTCTTTTTGACAGAGAAAGACCCTACTTATTTTGAATATATGAAAACTAAAAATAACCCTACTTTGATACCCGAGGAACAAGTCAAATTTTTAACTTTATCCGAATTTATCAAGCATATTGAATTATCAAAAATCAAATGACCTTAACTGAACAAGTAACAAAAAACATTATTTCTCGCCTAATAAAAAGTCAGGACTACCGCATTGAAATTATAGCTTTAATCAATGCACACTTCTTAGAGTTTGCTATACAATTTTTTGAAAAAATAGTACAAGCCAAAATACGAAATAAAAATGTGATAGACTGGTATAAAAGAGAATTTCTTAATCCCAATCTAAGCGCTGATGAAATTGCCATTCATTCAGGTTTGAATAGAAAAACAATAACCAACATGTTCAATTCTGCAACTAAACAAATAGTTATTGACGCATCCAATCAGCATTATGAACTTTTGCATAGTTCCATTTCCTACTTGCTTGATAACCAAGAGGATATAGACTTGAACTTAACCATCAAGTTTAGAGGTGTAAGTGTAGACTTGAACATCAATGAAAGTTTGATTGTTATTAACACATTAGCTGTAAAACGTGCTGCTTTACGTGGTGGGCTATGGAGTACAGCAGGTAAAAAAGTAGAAAAACCTTTAATGCAAACTCTCTGCATGTTATTTGATGTGCCAAAAGATTATTACGTTGTTCAATTAAACAGAAGAGTAGAGAAAAGTAGTATTTTAAATTTTGAAAGAGAAGTTGACTTTTACCTCATTTGTAATGGAAAGAAATACAAATGCGAAGTAAAGTTAATGGGCAAAGGTAATCCTGAAAGTGCAGATGCAGTAGTTGCTCGGAATAGCAAAATACTTGTGGCAGACAAACTCTCCACATTGAATAAGACGCAGTTGAACCAGCTAAATATAAATTGGATAGAGCTAAGAAGTCAGAATGGCTACCAGAAATTTGAGAAAATTTTGAGAGATTTAGGTATTCCTCACAAAACTTTTGTAGGTGATTTGGACAGCAGATTAAATGAGATATTCTCAATGATATTCTAAAAGTATAAAAATAGCAAAACAAGAACTACTCAATGCGTGCCAAAGAAGTAGATTTTTGTTTTGATGTATTTTTTGGGCGTGCCCTGCTCACACTTCGCTGCGCTTGTGTGGGCAAGGACACGCCCAGAGAATAAAACTTAAACTTCAAAAATAGATTTTGTCTATAAAAAAATAGATTGGATATAATTTACAATAAGATAACACAGTTTTATGGGCTTTATCTTAACTTTGAAGCAAAATTGTTACTTAAATTATGAAAACTTCCTTCATTCGCATTACTGTATTAGTCTGTGCAGTCAGTTTCCACATTGCATCAGCACAGATAACCTTTGTAACTAAGCTGCCTAAGTATGTACAAGGTGTAAATGGTACTAACAACAACCGTACTCCTTTCATATTTTGGGGAACCGTATCAGGTCTAACGCCGGGTGCAACATACCGCTACTTCAACCAAATGGATACTGTAGGTAGCCCAATAACCGTATCAGGTGCAGGAAATCCTTATCTTATTAACATGACTTCAGGTACCATTACTCGTACTACAAGCCCCGGTATGGCTACTGCGGGGAACTACGAAGAATTTACTGCATCTGCCACAGGTACTTATTCAGGCTGGTTTATGCTAGAAACTACGGGCAATCCAAGATTTACGCCTGGTAAAAAGCTCATCCCTAAACTCATGCTTAACAATGGCGCAGGCGGAACAACCATAGCTACCCGAGTAGCAGCTAATGACACTACTAATGTCATTGACTACGGTACAGGAATAGCCAATGGTTCTGCACTCAAAGACACCACGATTGCATCCCCTAAAACAATGGTTTATTTGTACGATAACGTGGCAGGTACAGGGCAGCCCATAGCGTCAGGTATCGTTGAGAACGATGGACTGGATTTATCCTCAGTTTCTTCAATAGCCACCTGGTATAAGAACGAAGTTGATGGTAAACCCAATAAATATGGCGTAATTATACCTAATAATCTTCCTAATGGTATTCGCAGAGTAGAATTTAGAGATTTTAGTACAGGAAATATCACCTCTGTTATCGTAGATGCAGATGGAAACTGGAATTCAGGAGCAAATA contains these protein-coding regions:
- a CDS encoding CfrBI family restriction endonuclease; translation: MTLTEQVTKNIISRLIKSQDYRIEIIALINAHFLEFAIQFFEKIVQAKIRNKNVIDWYKREFLNPNLSADEIAIHSGLNRKTITNMFNSATKQIVIDASNQHYELLHSSISYLLDNQEDIDLNLTIKFRGVSVDLNINESLIVINTLAVKRAALRGGLWSTAGKKVEKPLMQTLCMLFDVPKDYYVVQLNRRVEKSSILNFEREVDFYLICNGKKYKCEVKLMGKGNPESADAVVARNSKILVADKLSTLNKTQLNQLNINWIELRSQNGYQKFEKILRDLGIPHKTFVGDLDSRLNEIFSMIF
- a CDS encoding DNA methyltransferase; the encoded protein is MLSKKLIDELKNRDSRELSHLIDKQKEIKNITFILKNLGHPPKNFNGEFLIPLLKHEHFQVRLLAVKNIGKLNDAQFLPELYSMLEKETNTLVKREVVSAIGRMRNPKNKEILCKLLQDKDPKIVCQAIRALLVFNDDQEIINRLILLANHPNEMVQQLIRKEFFSHAKPAFQNSLPHPETYEFLKNVVVNADVLEVLKYVPDESIHLTFTSPPYYNARDYSIYPSYQAYLEFLEQVFKEIHRITKEGRFLVVNTSPIIIPRVSRSHSSKRYPIPFDLHYYLVKNGWEFIDDIIWQKPEYAVKNRIGGFMQHRKPLAYKPNTVTEYIMVYRKETNKLIDWNIKSYDKKVIEDSRVPDGYETTNVWKIEPCSDKIHSAVFPVELCKRVIQYYSFKGDLIFDPFAGSGTVGKTAKLMDRNFFLTEKDPTYFEYMKTKNNPTLIPEEQVKFLTLSEFIKHIELSKIK